The proteins below are encoded in one region of Neisseria bacilliformis:
- a CDS encoding PAS domain-containing protein: protein MTSRTDPNGIITHANKAFVLMSAWEKDELIGRPHNILLHHDMPKAAFADLWQQVKNGERWLGYVKNLRKDGRYYRTYATVIPNIRNGEIQGYTSVRRRPAPDKVAEITHVYREMRQDERSGTCS, encoded by the coding sequence ATCACCTCGCGCACCGACCCCAACGGCATCATCACCCACGCCAATAAAGCCTTCGTATTGATGAGCGCGTGGGAAAAAGACGAACTCATCGGCCGGCCGCACAACATCCTACTCCACCACGACATGCCCAAAGCCGCCTTTGCCGACTTGTGGCAGCAGGTGAAAAACGGCGAAAGATGGCTCGGCTATGTGAAAAACCTGCGCAAAGACGGCCGCTACTACCGGACCTACGCCACCGTCATCCCCAACATCCGCAACGGCGAAATCCAAGGCTACACCTCCGTACGCCGCCGCCCCGCGCCCGACAAAGTAGCCGAAATCACCCACGTCTACCGCGAAATGCGCCAAGACGAAAGGAGCGGAACATGCAGCTGA
- the mutM gene encoding bifunctional DNA-formamidopyrimidine glycosylase/DNA-(apurinic or apyrimidinic site) lyase, with translation MPELPEVETTLRGIAPHILNQTVSAVTIRQPKLRWQIPPALPETLHGLTVRECRRRAKYLLIRFDTGVLLIHLGMSGSLRIWQGNAPAADKHDHVDIAFANGTLLRYHDPRRFGAILWLAGVAEHHDLLKDLGVEPLSDDFTADYLFQALQKRGSPIKTALMDNKIVVGVGNIYANESLFQAAIAPQRAAKSLSKTECAALTAAVKQILRRAIETGGSTLRDFVNSEGKSGYFQQEYKVYGRANQPCSQCGTPIAKTVIGQRGTFYCPVCQR, from the coding sequence ATGCCCGAACTCCCCGAAGTAGAAACCACCCTGCGCGGTATCGCGCCGCATATCCTTAACCAAACCGTCTCTGCCGTAACCATCCGCCAGCCCAAGCTGCGCTGGCAAATCCCGCCCGCGCTGCCCGAAACCCTGCACGGGCTTACGGTGCGCGAATGCCGCCGCCGCGCCAAATACCTGCTGATTCGTTTTGACACAGGCGTGCTGCTGATACATTTGGGCATGTCGGGCAGCCTGCGGATTTGGCAGGGCAACGCGCCCGCAGCGGACAAGCACGATCATGTGGACATTGCGTTTGCCAACGGCACGCTGCTGCGCTACCACGACCCGCGCCGCTTTGGTGCAATTTTGTGGCTGGCGGGCGTGGCGGAACATCATGATTTATTGAAAGATTTAGGCGTAGAGCCGTTAAGCGATGATTTTACGGCGGATTACCTGTTCCAAGCCCTGCAAAAGCGCGGTAGCCCCATCAAAACCGCGCTGATGGACAACAAAATCGTGGTGGGCGTGGGCAATATTTATGCCAACGAAAGCCTGTTTCAGGCTGCCATCGCCCCGCAACGCGCCGCCAAATCGTTAAGCAAAACCGAATGTGCCGCCTTAACCGCCGCCGTCAAACAAATCCTGCGCCGCGCGATTGAAACAGGCGGCAGCACCCTGCGCGATTTTGTCAACAGCGAGGGCAAAAGCGGCTATTTCCAGCAGGAATACAAGGTGTACGGCAGAGCCAACCAGCCCTGCTCTCAATGCGGCACACCGATTGCCAAAACGGTTATCGGGCAGCGCGGCACGTTTTACTGCCCCGTGTGCCAGCGGTAG
- a CDS encoding phosphate/phosphite/phosphonate ABC transporter substrate-binding protein — translation MQLTVAPDYPPPHFGAWYLISGLVGQETGRPVRLHMPGDTRELEDTLARQQEGIAYVNSFSASRLIREQGWILLLKPAAGSDETVIICRADTPYRSLRDVQPHCSIVCADEDVHLIGMRLLEGFGLNEDNTLFYREESEEAILSSVFHGKACIGFLMAEMFDGLSEFGKQQFRVIMRSAIEDICYLLLLHPDSRDSADSVKQAFLNLGHTPAGQAVLSEFRRPEGFSEAQHEEMETMLDLLTTLED, via the coding sequence ATGCAGCTGACCGTCGCCCCCGACTACCCGCCGCCGCATTTCGGCGCGTGGTACCTCATCAGCGGCCTGGTCGGACAAGAAACCGGCCGCCCCGTGCGCCTGCACATGCCCGGCGACACCCGCGAACTCGAAGACACCCTGGCGCGGCAGCAGGAAGGCATCGCCTACGTCAACTCCTTCTCCGCCTCCCGCCTCATCCGCGAACAAGGCTGGATACTCCTGCTCAAACCCGCCGCCGGCTCCGACGAAACCGTCATCATCTGCCGCGCCGACACCCCCTACCGCAGCCTGCGCGACGTGCAGCCGCATTGCAGCATCGTCTGCGCCGACGAAGACGTGCACCTCATCGGCATGCGCCTGCTCGAAGGCTTCGGCCTCAACGAAGACAACACCCTGTTTTACCGCGAAGAATCGGAAGAAGCCATCCTCTCCTCCGTGTTCCACGGCAAAGCCTGCATCGGCTTTCTGATGGCCGAAATGTTCGACGGCCTCTCCGAATTCGGCAAACAGCAGTTCCGCGTCATCATGCGCAGCGCAATCGAAGACATCTGCTACCTCCTGCTGCTGCACCCCGACTCGCGCGACAGTGCCGACAGCGTCAAACAAGCCTTCCTCAACCTCGGCCATACCCCCGCCGGACAAGCCGTCCTCAGCGAATTCCGCCGCCCCGAAGGCTTCTCCGAAGCGCAGCACGAAGAAATGGAAACCATGCTCGATTTGCTGACCACGCTGGAAGACTGA
- a CDS encoding Bax inhibitor-1 family protein, whose amino-acid sequence MQNDVYDYTNPAAGVQRSSVLRKTYGLLALSFIPCAMGAFAAAATGFNIYGASGNRWIGFAIVLAFFYGMIFLIEKNRYSNVGAGLLMVFTFGMGGLISPLLQYSLGIPGGAGLVGTAAVMTAAIFGIMSFTAHKASFNTQSLSRFMMIGAVVLMIGVVANFAFHIPMLGLAIAGGFAVFSSLAIMWQTRVVIEGGEDSHISAALSIFISIYNLFSSLLQILLALAGSDD is encoded by the coding sequence ATGCAAAATGATGTTTACGACTACACCAACCCCGCCGCAGGCGTGCAGCGCAGCAGCGTCCTGCGCAAAACCTACGGCCTCTTGGCACTGTCCTTCATCCCCTGTGCGATGGGCGCATTCGCGGCAGCCGCCACGGGATTCAATATTTACGGCGCATCCGGCAACCGCTGGATCGGTTTCGCCATCGTCCTCGCCTTCTTCTACGGCATGATTTTCCTGATTGAGAAAAACCGCTACTCCAACGTCGGCGCAGGGCTCTTGATGGTGTTCACCTTCGGCATGGGCGGCCTGATTTCGCCGCTGTTGCAATACAGCCTGGGCATCCCCGGCGGCGCGGGGCTGGTCGGTACCGCCGCCGTGATGACCGCCGCCATTTTCGGCATCATGTCCTTCACCGCGCACAAGGCCAGCTTCAACACCCAATCCCTCAGCCGCTTCATGATGATCGGCGCGGTGGTGCTGATGATCGGCGTGGTCGCCAACTTCGCCTTCCACATCCCCATGCTCGGCCTGGCGATTGCCGGCGGATTCGCCGTGTTCAGCTCGCTGGCGATTATGTGGCAGACCCGCGTGGTGATCGAAGGCGGCGAAGACAGCCACATCAGCGCGGCTCTGTCCATCTTCATCTCCATCTACAACCTCTTTTCCAGCCTGCTGCAAATCCTGCTCGCCCTGGCCGGCAGCGACGACTAA
- a CDS encoding GlsB/YeaQ/YmgE family stress response membrane protein, translated as MIVTLLIGFVIGVLAKFLYPGRERMGIIMTTLLGIGGSVLGSWAGQVMGWYAPGQPAGWIVSTVAAVVILAVYDRLAAR; from the coding sequence ATGATTGTTACTTTGTTAATCGGCTTCGTCATCGGCGTGCTGGCCAAATTCCTCTACCCCGGCCGCGAGCGCATGGGCATCATTATGACCACGCTGCTGGGCATCGGCGGCTCGGTGCTCGGCAGCTGGGCGGGGCAGGTGATGGGCTGGTATGCCCCGGGCCAGCCCGCCGGCTGGATTGTTTCCACCGTGGCCGCCGTCGTCATCCTCGCCGTTTACGACCGCCTGGCCGCCCGCTGA
- the efeO gene encoding iron uptake system protein EfeO — MRMTHLTLSVLLAMGLAACQPPEAEKAAAPAASGAAPAAASAAPAAANADGSYNVAVNDAACEPMELTVPSGETVFHIKNNSGRKLEWEILEGVMVVDERENIAPGLSDKMTVTLLPGTYEMTCGLLTNPRGKLTVTDSGFKAQPAQADMNKLAQPLANYKTYVQGEAKQLVEKTEKFVAAVKAGKVDEAKALFADTRVHYERIEPIAELFNELDPAIDSREDDYKEKAKDDAFTGFHRIEHALWIDGKIDDKVKATADKLDKDVKTLKAEIDVLSFPPGKVVGGAADLIEEVAGTKITGEEDRYSHTDLSDFQANIDGSKKIVDLFRPAIAEKNQALLDTVDENFKKINDILAKYKKGDGFEPYDKLSEEDRKQLKAPINTLAEELGKLRGVLGLK, encoded by the coding sequence ATGAGAATGACACACCTCACCTTATCCGTTTTACTCGCCATGGGCTTGGCCGCCTGCCAGCCGCCCGAAGCGGAAAAAGCCGCCGCGCCGGCCGCTTCGGGCGCAGCCCCTGCCGCTGCTTCCGCCGCACCGGCCGCCGCCAATGCCGACGGCAGCTACAACGTCGCCGTCAACGACGCCGCCTGCGAACCGATGGAGCTGACCGTGCCCAGCGGCGAAACCGTGTTCCACATTAAAAACAACAGCGGCCGCAAACTCGAATGGGAAATCCTCGAAGGCGTGATGGTGGTGGACGAGCGCGAAAACATCGCCCCCGGCCTGTCTGACAAAATGACCGTAACCCTGCTGCCGGGCACATACGAAATGACCTGCGGCCTCTTGACCAACCCGCGCGGCAAACTCACCGTTACCGACAGCGGCTTCAAAGCCCAGCCCGCCCAGGCCGACATGAACAAACTGGCGCAGCCCCTGGCCAACTACAAAACCTACGTCCAAGGCGAAGCCAAGCAGCTGGTTGAAAAAACGGAAAAATTCGTCGCCGCCGTCAAAGCGGGCAAAGTTGACGAAGCCAAAGCCCTGTTTGCCGACACCCGCGTCCACTACGAACGCATCGAGCCGATAGCCGAGCTGTTCAACGAACTCGACCCCGCCATCGACTCGCGCGAAGACGACTACAAAGAAAAAGCCAAAGACGACGCCTTCACCGGCTTCCACCGCATCGAACACGCCCTGTGGATCGACGGCAAAATCGACGACAAAGTCAAAGCCACCGCCGACAAACTCGACAAAGACGTGAAAACGCTCAAAGCCGAAATCGACGTATTGAGCTTCCCGCCGGGCAAAGTCGTCGGCGGCGCGGCCGATTTGATCGAAGAAGTGGCCGGCACCAAAATCACCGGCGAGGAAGACCGTTACAGCCACACCGACCTGTCCGACTTCCAGGCCAATATCGACGGCTCGAAAAAAATCGTCGACCTCTTCCGCCCCGCCATTGCCGAGAAAAACCAGGCACTGCTGGACACTGTTGACGAGAACTTCAAAAAAATCAACGATATTCTCGCCAAATACAAAAAAGGCGACGGCTTCGAGCCCTACGACAAACTGTCGGAAGAAGACCGCAAACAGCTCAAAGCCCCGATCAACACCCTGGCCGAGGAACTGGGCAAACTGCGCGGCGTGCTGGGCTTGAAATAA
- the nfsA gene encoding oxygen-insensitive NADPH nitroreductase gives MSLNSLPVLETALSHRSIRRFTEEPVSAEMLAAVLEAGRAASTSSYQQNNSVIRVSDREIRKGLREICASEGGMGHAYVEHCAEFLVFCIDAARHHTVDAQVQTDWTEVLLTGAIDAGIMAQNVVLAAESLGLGAVYIGSIRNDIARAGELLGLPEHTVPLFGLCLGHPDQQPLQRPRLPLDTLVSENRYRPASAEVLAAYNEEVKTYYRERSGRDLDWAGQIANTLARPVRPFVLEYLQNQGFAKR, from the coding sequence ATGAGCTTAAACAGCCTGCCCGTGCTGGAAACCGCGCTTTCCCACCGCTCCATCCGCCGCTTCACCGAAGAACCCGTTTCCGCCGAAATGCTTGCCGCCGTGCTCGAAGCCGGCCGCGCCGCTTCCACATCGAGCTATCAGCAGAACAACAGCGTCATCCGCGTCAGCGACCGCGAAATTCGCAAAGGGCTGCGCGAAATCTGCGCCTCCGAAGGCGGCATGGGGCATGCCTATGTCGAGCATTGCGCCGAGTTTCTCGTGTTCTGCATCGATGCCGCCCGCCATCACACGGTGGACGCCCAAGTGCAGACCGACTGGACGGAAGTGCTGCTTACCGGCGCGATTGATGCGGGCATTATGGCGCAAAACGTCGTGCTGGCCGCCGAATCGCTCGGCCTCGGCGCGGTGTACATCGGCAGCATCCGCAACGACATCGCGCGCGCCGGCGAACTGCTCGGCCTGCCCGAACACACCGTGCCGCTGTTCGGTCTCTGCCTCGGGCACCCCGACCAGCAGCCGCTGCAACGCCCGCGCCTGCCGCTGGACACGCTGGTGTCGGAAAACCGCTACCGCCCCGCCTCCGCCGAAGTGCTGGCGGCCTACAACGAAGAGGTGAAAACCTATTACCGCGAACGCAGCGGGCGGGATTTGGACTGGGCGGGGCAGATTGCCAACACCCTCGCCCGTCCAGTGCGCCCGTTTGTGCTGGAATACTTGCAAAATCAGGGGTTTGCCAAACGCTGA
- a CDS encoding roadblock/LC7 domain-containing protein, with amino-acid sequence MRKVVKREMLRNTLDTLHAESKGLTASAIVSIDGLPIVSVLERNIDSSRVGSLSAVLMSLCAQTARLLSCGNFNQMTLQGNQGDVLLMQISDELALVSTAHSNTPMGMILVQLRRAVKEIRRQLGDGE; translated from the coding sequence ATGAGAAAAGTTGTGAAAAGAGAAATGCTGCGTAACACACTGGATACGCTCCATGCGGAATCGAAAGGGCTGACCGCTTCGGCGATTGTGTCGATAGACGGCCTGCCGATTGTGAGCGTGCTCGAACGCAATATCGATTCTTCCCGCGTCGGCTCGCTCTCGGCGGTACTGATGTCGCTGTGCGCCCAAACCGCGCGGCTGCTCTCCTGCGGCAACTTCAACCAAATGACCTTGCAGGGCAACCAGGGCGACGTACTGCTGATGCAGATCAGCGACGAGTTGGCACTAGTGAGCACCGCCCATTCCAACACCCCGATGGGGATGATTCTGGTACAGCTGCGCCGCGCGGTGAAAGAAATCCGCCGCCAGCTCGGCGACGGAGAATAA
- the efeU gene encoding iron uptake transporter permease EfeU, whose translation MLIAFLTMLREGIEAALIVGIVAGFLKQSGRNDLMPKVWLGVAAAVLICFGLGFAIHAATGEIPQKQQEFVVGAIGLVAVGMLTYMLLWMQKAARSMKRELQDSLQAALNKGGAGWPLVLMAFLAVLREGLESVFFLIAVFTQSEDSALPVGAAAGLLASAVVGVLLYQGGIRLNLARFFRWTGVFLIFVAAGLLSGAFRALHEAGVWNIGQTVIADFSHILHDDSPLGVVLGGFFGYTAHPTVSDAAWYFVYLIPVLFWFLRGSRAASSSR comes from the coding sequence ATGTTGATCGCTTTCCTGACCATGCTGCGCGAGGGCATTGAAGCCGCGCTGATTGTCGGCATTGTTGCCGGTTTTCTGAAACAGTCCGGCCGCAACGATTTGATGCCGAAAGTGTGGTTGGGCGTGGCGGCGGCGGTGCTGATCTGTTTCGGACTGGGTTTTGCCATCCACGCGGCCACGGGCGAGATTCCGCAGAAGCAGCAGGAATTTGTCGTCGGCGCGATCGGCTTGGTGGCAGTGGGGATGTTGACCTATATGCTGCTGTGGATGCAGAAGGCGGCGCGCTCGATGAAACGCGAATTGCAGGATTCTTTGCAGGCCGCGCTGAACAAGGGCGGCGCGGGCTGGCCGCTGGTGCTGATGGCGTTTCTTGCCGTGCTGCGCGAAGGTTTGGAGAGCGTGTTTTTTCTGATTGCGGTGTTCACGCAGAGCGAAGACAGTGCCCTGCCCGTCGGCGCGGCGGCGGGGCTGCTGGCTTCGGCCGTGGTCGGCGTTTTGCTGTATCAGGGCGGCATCCGATTGAATCTGGCCAGATTTTTCCGCTGGACGGGCGTGTTCCTGATTTTTGTCGCCGCCGGCCTGCTCTCGGGCGCATTCCGCGCCCTGCACGAAGCGGGCGTGTGGAACATCGGGCAGACCGTCATCGCCGACTTCTCCCATATCCTGCACGATGACAGCCCGCTGGGCGTGGTGCTGGGCGGCTTTTTCGGCTACACCGCCCATCCCACCGTAAGCGACGCGGCGTGGTATTTCGTTTACCTCATACCGGTATTGTTTTGGTTTTTGCGCGGCAGCCGTGCCGCATCTTCTTCCCGTTAA
- a CDS encoding GNAT family N-acetyltransferase, producing MAQFDEAGLVHYPDAETACELILLARADTSIRPTHFSGSLKDNRQPENHLSDDLKGSLKPHIRPATTSDAAAVAELFRRAVKHISNSHYSEQEKNAWLQGADDADFWQKHIDGGNVRVATHNGRVLGFIEYQPEQSHLNCLFTDPHHQRQGIATALLNAVLPSADSGKTITADVSKAALAFFQKQGFVRQHENQIPRNGLVLTNYRMVRQANHAQKQPETVGRILESDKTFDAAQTSDTSIRPTRLSGSLKPQTPSEKPLADIRTFQAWLKTAERDNPRLLFLSRDDLMQHAAAHITEEQFPKHWQTADGKFKLSYRFEPHHPLDGVTLTLPLTVLNRISPAALEWLVPGMIREKIQLQIKVLPKQIRRICVPVPEFITQFLSQNPDRNAPILPQLAQTIAKTAGDIRILEQINQDEWAAFRLPEHCYFNLRIIDDGGQELAMGRDLIQIQQQLGKAAATTFRDNTQEFERDNVTAWNIGTLPESIKFARGKQQLTGYLGLQKEKDGRIALRLFDTSAAAEQAHRLGVIELMKLQLKEQVKYLNKGIQGFTQAAMLLKHINADTLRDDLTQAVCDRAFIGEDELPRNEKAFKEQIKRARSRLPAVKEALSRYLQETAAAYAELNGKLGKHPLTHLLRQRLQTLLAAGFATRTPWAQWPRLPIYLKAMTLRLDKYSSNPARDAAREADIQELEQMWQEKTDGLVKQGQPVSDDLAAFKWMIEELRVSLFAQELKTPYPVSVKRLMKEWEKYV from the coding sequence ATGGCGCAATTTGATGAAGCAGGTTTGGTGCACTATCCCGATGCTGAGACTGCCTGCGAACTCATCTTATTGGCACGAGCGGATACGAGTATCCGACCTACACACTTTTCAGGTAGCCTAAAAGACAACAGGCAGCCTGAAAACCACCTTTCAGACGACCTCAAAGGCAGCCTGAAACCCCATATTCGCCCCGCCACAACTAGCGATGCCGCCGCCGTTGCCGAATTATTCCGCCGCGCCGTCAAACATATTTCAAACAGCCATTACAGCGAGCAGGAAAAAAACGCATGGCTGCAAGGCGCAGACGATGCCGATTTCTGGCAAAAACACATCGACGGCGGCAATGTCCGCGTCGCCACGCACAACGGGCGCGTGCTCGGTTTCATTGAATACCAGCCCGAACAAAGCCACCTAAACTGTCTCTTTACCGACCCGCACCACCAGCGGCAGGGCATCGCTACCGCGCTGCTGAATGCCGTTTTGCCATCGGCAGACAGCGGCAAAACCATAACGGCAGACGTGTCCAAAGCCGCATTGGCATTTTTTCAAAAACAAGGCTTTGTGCGGCAACACGAAAACCAAATCCCGCGCAACGGCTTGGTTTTGACCAATTACCGCATGGTTCGTCAGGCAAACCATGCCCAAAAGCAGCCTGAAACCGTAGGTCGGATTCTTGAATCCGACAAAACTTTTGACGCTGCACAAACGTCGGATACGAGTATCCGACCTACACGCCTTTCAGGCAGCCTGAAACCCCAAACGCCGTCTGAAAAACCCCTTGCCGACATCCGCACCTTCCAAGCCTGGCTCAAAACCGCCGAGCGCGACAACCCGCGCCTGCTGTTCCTCAGCCGCGACGACCTCATGCAGCACGCCGCCGCGCACATCACCGAAGAACAATTCCCCAAACACTGGCAAACCGCAGACGGCAAATTCAAACTCAGCTACCGCTTCGAGCCGCACCACCCGCTCGACGGCGTGACCCTCACCCTGCCGCTTACCGTGCTCAACCGCATCAGCCCCGCCGCCCTCGAATGGCTCGTGCCCGGCATGATACGCGAAAAAATCCAGTTGCAAATCAAAGTGCTGCCCAAACAAATCCGCCGCATCTGCGTGCCCGTGCCCGAATTCATCACCCAATTTTTAAGCCAAAACCCCGACCGCAACGCCCCCATCCTGCCCCAACTCGCCCAAACCATCGCCAAAACCGCAGGCGACATTCGCATACTAGAGCAAATCAACCAAGACGAATGGGCCGCGTTCAGGCTGCCCGAACACTGCTATTTCAACCTCCGCATCATCGACGACGGCGGGCAAGAATTAGCCATGGGACGCGATTTAATCCAAATCCAACAACAACTTGGCAAAGCTGCTGCCACCACCTTCCGCGACAACACCCAAGAATTCGAGCGCGACAACGTTACCGCATGGAACATCGGCACCCTGCCCGAATCCATCAAATTCGCCCGCGGCAAACAACAGCTCACCGGCTACCTCGGCCTGCAAAAAGAAAAAGACGGCCGCATCGCCCTGCGCCTGTTCGACACGTCCGCCGCCGCCGAACAAGCCCACAGATTAGGCGTGATCGAACTCATGAAACTACAACTAAAAGAACAAGTTAAATACCTGAACAAAGGCATCCAAGGCTTCACCCAAGCCGCCATGCTGCTCAAACACATCAATGCCGACACCCTGCGCGACGACCTCACCCAAGCCGTCTGCGACCGCGCCTTTATCGGCGAAGACGAGCTGCCGCGCAACGAAAAAGCCTTCAAAGAGCAAATCAAACGCGCCCGCAGCCGCCTGCCTGCCGTCAAAGAAGCCCTCAGCCGCTACTTGCAGGAAACCGCTGCCGCCTACGCCGAACTCAACGGCAAACTCGGCAAACACCCGCTCACCCACCTTCTGCGCCAACGCCTGCAAACCCTGCTCGCCGCCGGCTTCGCCACCCGCACCCCGTGGGCACAATGGCCGCGCCTCCCCATCTACCTCAAAGCCATGACCCTGCGCCTAGACAAATACAGCAGCAACCCCGCCCGCGACGCAGCCCGCGAAGCCGATATTCAAGAGCTGGAACAGATGTGGCAGGAAAAAACCGACGGCTTGGTGAAACAAGGACAACCCGTTTCAGACGACCTCGCCGCGTTTAAATGGATGATTGAAGAATTGAGAGTGTCGCTGTTTGCACAGGAGTTGAAGACGCCGTATCCGGTGTCGGTGAAGCGGTTGATGAAGGAGTGGGAAAAGTACGTGTAG
- a CDS encoding C40 family peptidase: protein MPGRAETPQPKADYDEDAMQALVKRQNDKEKQAQAKPFPAPKTAEERHDGGTPIGRREADELIGSAMGLLGVSYRFGGTSASTGFDCSGFMQHIFRKTMQVSLPRTAAAQAGMGSPVSRSELQPGDMVFFRTQRGRISHVGLYIGGNRFIHAPRTGKSIEITSLSNKYWNSRYALARRVKRYDSGRFTN, encoded by the coding sequence ATGCCCGGCCGTGCCGAAACGCCGCAGCCCAAGGCGGATTACGACGAAGACGCGATGCAGGCACTGGTCAAACGCCAGAACGACAAAGAAAAACAGGCGCAGGCCAAGCCCTTCCCCGCGCCGAAAACCGCCGAAGAACGCCACGACGGCGGCACGCCCATCGGCCGGCGCGAAGCCGACGAACTCATCGGCAGCGCGATGGGGCTTTTGGGCGTGAGCTACCGCTTCGGCGGCACGTCGGCCAGCACCGGCTTCGATTGCAGCGGCTTTATGCAGCACATCTTCCGCAAAACCATGCAGGTGAGCCTGCCGCGCACCGCCGCCGCCCAAGCCGGCATGGGTTCGCCCGTGTCCCGCAGCGAGCTGCAACCGGGCGACATGGTGTTTTTCCGCACCCAGCGCGGCCGCATCTCCCACGTCGGCCTCTACATCGGCGGCAACCGCTTCATCCATGCCCCGCGCACCGGGAAAAGCATCGAAATCACCAGCCTGTCCAACAAATACTGGAACAGCCGCTACGCCCTCGCCCGCCGCGTCAAACGCTACGATTCCGGCCGCTTCACCAACTGA
- the coaD gene encoding pantetheine-phosphate adenylyltransferase, which yields MQTNTIRRAVYAGSFDPPTNGHLWMIREAQALFDELIVAIGINPDKKPTYTLAERRRMLEQITAPFPNVVIRSFENRYLVDYAHSVRAGYIVRGIRSASDYEYERTIRYINSDLQPEIATVLLIPPREYAEVSSTLVKGLVGPEGWRNTVRRYLPEAVYEKILRDHQNGG from the coding sequence ATGCAAACCAACACCATACGCCGCGCCGTTTATGCCGGCAGCTTCGACCCGCCCACCAACGGCCATCTTTGGATGATACGCGAGGCGCAGGCACTGTTTGACGAACTCATCGTCGCCATCGGCATCAACCCCGACAAAAAGCCCACCTACACCCTGGCCGAGCGGCGGCGGATGCTCGAACAGATCACCGCCCCCTTCCCCAACGTCGTCATCCGCTCGTTTGAAAACCGCTACCTCGTCGACTACGCCCACAGCGTCCGCGCCGGCTACATCGTACGCGGCATCCGCAGCGCGTCCGACTACGAATACGAACGCACCATCCGCTACATCAATTCCGACCTGCAACCCGAAATCGCCACTGTGCTGCTCATCCCCCCGCGCGAATACGCCGAAGTCTCCTCTACCCTCGTCAAAGGGCTGGTCGGCCCCGAAGGCTGGCGCAACACCGTGCGCCGCTACCTGCCCGAAGCCGTGTACGAAAAAATCCTGCGCGACCACCAAAACGGCGGCTGA
- a CDS encoding DUF4747 family protein: MVTQPHSPNKYVEIIRSINQKAVPVRGNEYLMISGLRPHLNNDWSTGIEGELVKFSNIDEHAQWVDITSGKLAEDGDVPKLPSHLRPNGALFPFIFHTTGRRTSHRLFYISKSRNSNSKKTETLSPNFVERLFTTLFSKEYNAIRLHYTYSNIS, encoded by the coding sequence ATTGTTACTCAACCACACTCTCCTAATAAATATGTTGAAATTATTCGTTCTATTAATCAAAAAGCTGTTCCTGTTCGTGGAAATGAATATTTGATGATTTCAGGTCTTCGTCCTCATCTGAATAATGATTGGTCAACAGGTATAGAGGGAGAATTGGTAAAATTCTCCAATATTGATGAACATGCCCAATGGGTTGATATTACATCTGGGAAACTTGCAGAAGACGGAGATGTCCCTAAACTCCCTTCACATCTTCGTCCCAATGGTGCATTGTTTCCTTTTATCTTCCACACAACTGGAAGAAGAACCTCACATAGATTGTTTTATATTAGTAAATCACGAAATTCAAACTCCAAGAAAACTGAAACATTATCTCCCAATTTTGTAGAACGATTATTTACTACCTTATTCTCAAAAGAGTATAATGCAATCAGATTGCACTACACATATAGTAATATCTCTTAG